The following proteins are co-located in the Pyxicephalus adspersus chromosome Z, UCB_Pads_2.0, whole genome shotgun sequence genome:
- the LOC140343346 gene encoding olfactomedin-4-like: MYTLLILLSSIWQALAVTLTQSVITESGVLDENGVCYCTVNLSDTTFPADRFEKLEIENRNLTITVEKEITKIYIYQSTLTVYIEQLKNLTKRVEIMENGGLSYTELDFELIKLEIKEMEILIQELKASFNGSSVIIETLYQEIRNISIIVNQLEIYDKNNVLVIRREIVALKKRLEECEKNNTKPNNPSLPPPDYGTCQNGQIINKISKPFVAQLNWLGASYLYGGWGRDTLIGADQSVQWVAPLRTDSRIMETLRFYPSYNDLTIYNGATERILSKKTSSGNYDFSNCGQGGGMILYNKMMYYNCYNTLNICKYNWQTNEYARLVLPGATYTNRFSYSHTAWQDIDFSADEEGLWVIYSTEQNAGNIVISQLNDTSLAILQTWHTTQYKPGVSNAFMVCGVLYATRAISTKQEEIFYMYDTKTNKEGKLSITFDKAKEKVQSLSYNPNDHRLYMFNDGYLVHYDLSFI; this comes from the exons ACGCAGAGTGTGATCACGGAATCCGGTGTCCTGGATGAGAATGGAGTCTGTTACTGCACCGTCAACCTTTCAGATACCACCTTCCCAGCAGATCGATTTGAGAAGCTGGAGATAGAAAACCGCAACCTGACCATCACTGTGGAGAAGGAAATTACAAAG ATCTATATCTATCAGAGCACGCTGACTGTGTACATAGAGCAACTGAAGAATCTGACCAAACGTGTTGAGATCATGGAGAATGGAGGTCTCTCCTACACTGAGCTGGACTTTGAGCTAATTAAATTGGAAATTAAAGAGATGGAGATCCTCATACAGGAGCTGAAAGCATCATTTAATGGCTCCAGTGTCATAATAGAGACTCTCTACCAGGAG atcCGTAATATTTCCATCATAGTAAACCAGCTAGAGATTTATGATAAGAACAATGTGCTGGTGATCAGACGGGAGATTGTAGCTCTGAAGAAACGTCTGGAAGAATGTGAGAAGAACAATACAAAACCAAACAATCCTTCCCTTCCTCCACCAGATTACG GCACTTGTCAGAATGGACAAATCATCAACAAAATCAGCAAACCATTTGTAGCCCAATTAAATTGGTTGGGCGCCAGCTATTTGTATGGAGGATGGGGGAGAGATACACTAATAGGAGCTGATCAAAGTGTTCAGTGGGTGGCTCCGCTAAGAACAGATTCAAGGATAATGGAAACTCTACGCTTCTACCCCTCATATAATGATCTCACGATCTACAATGGTGCCACAGAAAGGATCCTTTCAAAGAAGACTTCATCTGGCAATTATGATTTTTCTAATTGTGGTCAAGGTGGTGGAATGATTTTGTACAACAAAATGATGTACTATAATTGCTACAATACCTTGAACATCTGTAAATATAATTGGCAAACCAATGAATATGCCCGTTTGGTTCTCCCTGGAGCCACATATACCAATCGCTTCTCCTACTCACACACTGCTTGGCAGGACATTGACTTTTCTGCTGATGAAGAGGGTCTTTGGGTCATTTATTCAACTGAACAGAATGCTGGAAATATTGTTATCAGCCAACTTAATGATACAAGTCTTGCAATTCTACAGACCTGGCACACTACTCAGTACAAACCTGGTGTCTCCAATGCTTTCATGGTGTGCGGTGTCTTGTATGCCACACGAGCCATCAGCACAAAGCAAGAAGAGATCTTCTACATGTATGATACCAAAACTAATAAAGAAGGAAAACTGAGCATTACTTTTGATAAGGCAAAAGAGAAAGTGCAAAGTTTATCTTACAATCCTAATGATCACAGGCTCTACATGTTCAATGATGGCTACCTGGTCCATTACGACCTTTCTTTCATATAA